The Candidatus Deferrimicrobiaceae bacterium genomic sequence GTGGATGACGCCCGCCCCGTTCATGGCGATGCAGTCGAACAATCCGTGCTCGAGCGCCTGGATCAACAACGGAGACAGCCCCACCTTGATGAAGTGGGCGCCGATCCCCAGCAACACCGGCCGCTTTTTCTTCTTCGCCCGGACGACCGCGTCGACCAGCGCGCGCAGGTCGCTCGCCGCAAGATAGCCGGGCAGGCCATCGAGGAACTGCGCGAACGTGGCGCCCTTGCGGACGGGGGCCGCGAACCCCTTGAACGAGACCTTGCTCTTCCGGGCGGCGAGCGACGTGCGGCGAAGGCGGTTCAGATCCAGGGTCATCATCCCCTCCGTGCGTCGGGAAACAGGATGAGGTCGACCAGCTCGCAGACGATGTGCAGGATCGCGATGTGCCCCTCCTGGATGCGCGGCGTGAAGGACGAGGGCACGGCGAGCGCGACGTCGGCGCCGATCGCCATCGCCCCGCCCTCGCGCGTCAGCGCGATCGTCTTCATCCCGATCGCCTTCGCCGCCGCGAACGCCGCGACCACGTTGCGCGAGGAACCGCTCGTGCTGATGCCGAGCGCGACGTCGCCCGGCTTCCCGAGCGCCCGCACCTGCTTGGAAAACAGCTCGTCGAAGCTGTAGTCGTTCGCGATGCTCGTGACCACCGAGCTGTCGGTAGTGAGCGCGATCGCCGCCAGCGGCGGCCGCTCGACGAGGAAGCGGTTCACGAACTCGGCCGCGACGTGCTGCGCGTCTGCCGCGCTGCCGCCGTTTCCGAACAGCAGCAACTTGTTCCCGGCACGGATCGCATCGGCGATCGTGCGCGCCGCCTCCTCGATCTCGGCCGCCATAGTATCGGCCATTCGCTGTTTGAGATCGGCCCCGTCCCGCAGCGCCTTGACGATCGTTTCCCGCATCGGTACCCCCCGGATTCGTGTGGGAAACGATATCGCCCGTCCCCCCGTGGTGTCAAGGACGCCGGGAATCGGCGTCCGCGCGGTTCCGGCCGCGCCTTCCCATGATTTCGGAACCGATGTAGCATGGACGGCATCTATTATCGATATCAACGGGAGGGAGAGCCATGAAAGCGCAGATCGACGCCATCCTCGACTCGGTCAAGACGATTGCGGTCGTCGGCATCTCCAGCCGTCCCGAACGCCCGAGTAACCACGTCGCGGAATATCTCCAGCGGGCGGGCTATCGGATCTATCCGGTCAACCCCGCCCTGACCGAGGTGCTCGGCGAGAAATGCCGGCCGTCACTCGAGTCGATCCCCGAGCCGGTCGACCTGGTCGACGTCTTTCGCCGGTCGGAAGACGTCCTTCCGATCGCCGAGGAGGCCATCCGGAAGGGCGTGCGCTTTTTCTGGATGCAGGAAGGCGTGATCAACGAAGAGGCGAAACGGCTGCTCGAAGCGAACGGCGTGGGCGTCGTGATGGATCGCTGCATGCTCAAGGAACTCTCGGCGCGCGGCCGATAAGACCCGTCAGTCATTCCCGGGCGCTGGCCGCCCGGGCAAAAATACCGGAGGGAACCATGGCAGAGAACATCCTCGAACTGAACAACACGAACTTCAAGACGACCATCGAAAGCGGCGACACGCCGGTCGTGGTCGACTTCTGGGCCCCCTGGTGCGGCCCTTGCCGGACGATCGCCCCGCTCCTGGCCGAGATCGCCACCGAGCTCGCAGGCAAGGTGCGGATCGCCAAGGTCAACGTCGACGAAAGCCCCGAGATCGCTTCGCAGTACGGCGTGAGGGGCATCCCGACGATGATCCTGTTCAAGGACGGCCAGATCAAGGGGCAGCTCGTCGGCGTCACCCCGAAGGCCAACATCGTCTCGATGATCCAGAAAAACTTTTGAGGAATTCCCTCCGTATCGGGACGGCGGCGCTCGCTTGCGCCGCCGTCCTCGCATCGATCGGCGGCTGCGCGAGCCGGCGGCTGGCGGAAGGGACCGTCCCCTTCCCGGCCAAGAACCCGGTCTTGGCCGATGCCGCGGGGCGGCCGCTCAACGATCTGCCCGCGTCGAAGGAGCCGCTGCGGCTCATCCTGCTCGACTTCCCCTGGTGCCCCCCCTGCTCCGACGCCTGGGCATCGATCGCTGCGGTCTCGAAGACGGTCCCGGCCGGCAAGGTGCGCGTCTACCGGGTGCTGTTCGACCGGGAAAAGCTCGAGACGGCGCGCGGGGCGTCCGAAACGCCGCCGTTGCTGCCGCCGCCCGCGCTCCCCGCGCTCGCGTTTCCCGTCACCACGGTAACCGCACTGACGGCCCCGTTCCTGGAGCGGTACAAGATCGACCGGGCGCCGGTCCTCCTGCTGGCCGACGCGTCGGGACGGGTACTCAAGCGTTGGATCGGCTACAGCCCCGCTCTGACCGAATCGCTTAGGTCGGAGATCGCCGCGCGCCTGAAATAGCCTTCCCTTTTATCACCCGCCGACCGTCTCCGATCCCCCCTGCCCCTGGAAGGTATAGCGCGTCCTCGCGACGTT encodes the following:
- a CDS encoding D-sedoheptulose 7-phosphate isomerase, yielding MRETIVKALRDGADLKQRMADTMAAEIEEAARTIADAIRAGNKLLLFGNGGSAADAQHVAAEFVNRFLVERPPLAAIALTTDSSVVTSIANDYSFDELFSKQVRALGKPGDVALGISTSGSSRNVVAAFAAAKAIGMKTIALTREGGAMAIGADVALAVPSSFTPRIQEGHIAILHIVCELVDLILFPDARRG
- a CDS encoding CoA-binding protein → MKAQIDAILDSVKTIAVVGISSRPERPSNHVAEYLQRAGYRIYPVNPALTEVLGEKCRPSLESIPEPVDLVDVFRRSEDVLPIAEEAIRKGVRFFWMQEGVINEEAKRLLEANGVGVVMDRCMLKELSARGR
- the trxA gene encoding thioredoxin — translated: MAENILELNNTNFKTTIESGDTPVVVDFWAPWCGPCRTIAPLLAEIATELAGKVRIAKVNVDESPEIASQYGVRGIPTMILFKDGQIKGQLVGVTPKANIVSMIQKNF